Proteins found in one Herbiconiux sp. A18JL235 genomic segment:
- a CDS encoding citrate synthase, producing MNHPGGTAEFPLLPSVDGASSIDLSTLTKQTGLTALDYGFVNTAATKSAITYIDGDAGILRYRGYPIEQVATKLTYLEVAWLLIYGELPTPSELSDFDDRIRHHTLLHEDLKRFFDALPHNAHPMSVLSSGVSALSTYYQDSMDPRNPEHVEISTIRLLAKLPVMAAYAHKKSIGQAFLYPDNSLSFVDNFLRLNFGTMAEPYEIDPVLSKALERLLILHEDHEQNASTSTVRLVGSTEANMFASISAGINALFGPLHGGANEAVLSMLAQIRDSGEGVDKFVERVKNKEAGIRLMGFGHRVYKNYDPRAKLVKESADEVLEALGVKDPLLDIAKELEQVALNDDYFISRRLYPNVDFYTGVIYKAMGFPTRMFTVLFAIGRLPGWIAHWREMATDPQTKIGRPQQLYLGSPSRDLP from the coding sequence CTGAACCACCCGGGCGGCACCGCGGAGTTCCCGCTCCTGCCCTCGGTCGATGGGGCGTCGTCGATCGACCTCTCCACCCTCACCAAGCAGACGGGCCTCACGGCGCTCGATTACGGCTTCGTCAACACCGCAGCCACCAAGTCGGCGATCACGTACATCGACGGCGACGCCGGAATCCTCCGCTATCGCGGGTACCCCATCGAGCAGGTGGCGACGAAGCTCACCTACCTCGAGGTGGCGTGGCTGCTCATCTACGGCGAGCTGCCGACGCCCTCTGAACTGAGCGACTTCGACGACCGCATCCGTCACCACACCCTGCTGCACGAAGACCTCAAGCGTTTCTTCGACGCCCTGCCGCACAACGCGCACCCCATGTCGGTGCTCTCGTCGGGCGTCTCGGCCCTGTCGACCTACTACCAGGACTCGATGGACCCGCGGAACCCCGAGCACGTCGAGATCTCGACGATCCGCCTGCTCGCGAAGCTGCCGGTGATGGCGGCCTACGCGCACAAGAAGAGCATCGGGCAGGCCTTCCTCTACCCCGACAACTCGCTGTCGTTCGTCGACAACTTCCTGCGCCTGAACTTCGGCACAATGGCCGAGCCCTACGAGATCGACCCGGTGCTGTCGAAGGCGCTCGAGCGCCTGCTCATCCTGCACGAAGACCACGAGCAGAACGCGTCGACCTCGACCGTGCGGCTCGTCGGCTCCACCGAGGCGAACATGTTCGCGTCGATCTCGGCAGGCATCAACGCGCTCTTCGGGCCGCTGCACGGTGGGGCGAACGAGGCGGTGCTGTCGATGCTGGCGCAGATCCGCGACTCGGGTGAGGGCGTGGACAAGTTCGTCGAGCGGGTGAAGAACAAGGAGGCGGGCATCCGTCTCATGGGCTTCGGCCACCGCGTCTACAAGAACTACGACCCGCGCGCCAAGCTCGTGAAGGAGAGCGCCGACGAGGTGCTCGAGGCGCTCGGCGTCAAAGACCCGCTGCTCGACATCGCGAAGGAGCTCGAGCAGGTCGCCCTGAACGACGACTACTTCATCTCGCGTCGCCTCTACCCGAACGTCGACTTCTACACCGGCGTCATCTACAAGGCCATGGGCTTCCCCACCCGCATGTTCACGGTGCTCTTCGCCATCGGTCGGCTCCCCGGCTGGATCGCCCACTGGCGCGAGATGGCCACCGACCCCCAGACCAAGATCGGCCGCCCCCAGCAGCTCTACTTGGGCTCCCCCTCCCGCGACCTGCCCTAG
- the dapD gene encoding 2,3,4,5-tetrahydropyridine-2,6-dicarboxylate N-succinyltransferase: protein MPADELATASATHAWGHGLQTVAADGTVLDTWYPAPALGELPADAVAPEELQAHAVPDARRAVTVEVTTVGIELAAPPASTPDAYLRLHLLSHLLVAPNGLNLDGIFAHLPIAVFTNAGPVHPDDFDRLRPSLQRAGIQAYGIDKFPRLLDYVTPAKVRIADASRVRLGAHLAPGTTVMHEGFVNFNAGTTGASMVEGRISQGVVVGDGSDIGGGASIMGTLSGGGTQRVSIGRRSLLGANAGIGISIGDDSVVEAGLYVTAGTKIVLIDGSGSDDENRIVKALELSGVPNLLFRRNSLTGAVEAVARTGTGITLNPTLHA, encoded by the coding sequence ATGCCCGCAGACGAACTCGCCACAGCATCCGCCACCCACGCCTGGGGTCACGGTCTGCAGACCGTCGCCGCCGACGGCACGGTGCTCGACACCTGGTACCCGGCTCCCGCACTCGGCGAGCTGCCCGCCGACGCCGTCGCTCCCGAGGAGCTGCAGGCTCACGCGGTACCGGATGCGCGGCGGGCCGTCACGGTCGAGGTCACCACGGTGGGCATCGAGCTCGCCGCGCCGCCCGCGTCGACCCCCGACGCGTACCTGCGCCTGCACCTGCTGTCGCACCTGTTGGTGGCGCCGAACGGGCTCAACCTCGACGGCATCTTCGCTCACCTCCCGATCGCGGTGTTCACGAACGCCGGCCCCGTGCATCCTGACGACTTCGATCGTCTGCGTCCGTCGCTGCAGCGGGCGGGCATCCAGGCCTACGGCATCGACAAGTTCCCGCGGCTGCTCGACTACGTCACGCCCGCGAAGGTGCGCATCGCCGATGCGTCGCGCGTGCGGCTCGGCGCGCATCTCGCGCCCGGCACCACGGTCATGCACGAGGGCTTCGTGAACTTCAATGCCGGCACCACGGGCGCCTCGATGGTGGAGGGCCGCATCTCGCAGGGGGTCGTGGTGGGAGACGGCTCCGACATCGGTGGCGGGGCCTCCATCATGGGAACGCTCTCGGGCGGCGGAACGCAGCGCGTCTCGATCGGGCGCCGGTCGCTGCTCGGCGCGAACGCGGGCATCGGCATCTCGATCGGCGACGACTCCGTGGTCGAGGCCGGGCTCTACGTCACGGCGGGCACCAAGATCGTGCTCATCGACGGATCGGGCTCCGACGACGAGAACCGCATCGTCAAGGCGTTGGAGCTCTCCGGTGTGCCGAACCTCCTCTTCCGCCGCAACTCCCTCACCGGCGCCGTCGAGGCCGTCGCCCGCACCGGCACCGGCATCACCCTCAACCCCACCCTCCACGCCTAG
- the dapE gene encoding succinyl-diaminopimelate desuccinylase — protein MAFDPAHPVLDLTENSTVLTQQICDVESVSGDEALLADAIVAALAEQAPHLEVFRDGDTIVARTNLGREQRVVIAGHIDTVPLNANLPTRYETLDGEEYLWGRGTVDMKAGVAVQLKLAAELTDPVVDITWMWYDHEEVSNELNGLTRLAANRPDLFAGDFAILGEPSNSQIEGGCNGNLRAEIRAYGLRAHSARSWVGDNAIHKAAPILDRLAAYEPRQVEVDGLVYREGLNAVGVSGGVAGNVIPDEVMVHVNYRFAPSRSGEEAVAHIEELFGDYEVRIVDLAVGARPGLDAPLAQRFLAAVGGEAKPKYGWTDVARFSAMGVPAVNYGPGDPLKAHADDERVRVSQIESCEAGLRAWLTGAS, from the coding sequence ATGGCCTTCGACCCCGCGCATCCGGTTCTCGACCTGACCGAGAACTCCACGGTGCTCACCCAGCAGATCTGCGACGTCGAGTCGGTGTCGGGCGACGAGGCGCTGCTCGCCGACGCGATCGTCGCCGCGCTCGCCGAGCAGGCGCCGCATCTCGAGGTGTTCCGCGACGGCGACACCATCGTCGCCCGCACGAACCTCGGCCGCGAGCAGCGCGTGGTGATCGCCGGGCACATCGACACGGTGCCCCTCAACGCGAACCTGCCGACCCGGTACGAGACGCTCGACGGCGAGGAGTACCTCTGGGGTCGCGGCACCGTCGACATGAAGGCGGGGGTGGCGGTGCAGCTGAAGCTCGCCGCTGAGCTCACCGACCCCGTCGTCGACATCACCTGGATGTGGTACGACCACGAAGAGGTCTCGAACGAGCTCAACGGCCTCACCCGCCTCGCTGCGAACCGCCCCGACCTCTTCGCGGGTGACTTCGCCATCCTCGGCGAGCCGTCGAACTCGCAGATCGAGGGCGGCTGCAACGGCAACCTGCGCGCCGAGATCCGTGCTTACGGCCTGCGGGCTCACTCGGCCCGCAGCTGGGTGGGCGACAACGCCATCCACAAGGCGGCACCCATCCTCGACCGGCTCGCCGCCTACGAGCCGCGCCAGGTCGAGGTCGACGGGCTCGTGTACCGCGAGGGGCTGAACGCCGTGGGCGTCAGCGGGGGAGTCGCGGGCAACGTCATCCCCGACGAGGTGATGGTGCACGTGAACTACCGCTTCGCGCCGAGCCGCTCGGGCGAGGAGGCGGTGGCGCACATCGAGGAGCTGTTCGGCGACTACGAGGTGCGCATCGTCGACCTCGCCGTCGGCGCCCGCCCCGGCCTCGACGCCCCGCTCGCGCAGCGCTTCCTCGCCGCGGTGGGCGGCGAGGCGAAGCCCAAGTACGGGTGGACAGACGTCGCCCGCTTCTCGGCGATGGGCGTTCCCGCCGTGAACTACGGCCCGGGCGACCCGCTCAAGGCGCACGCCGACGACGAGCGGGTGCGGGTGAGCCAGATCGAGTCGTGCGAGGCGGGCCTGCGGGCCTGGCTCACCGGCGCCAGCTGA
- a CDS encoding mannosyltransferase family protein yields MSETTASTDAAAPNGRPGPAAGRGRVTGPGRASALLSRVPGWAQVLVVFALSRVITTVIALLFARAQGPNAWTGANPPYLSYAAIWDGNWYKIISFYGYPSQLPVNADGHIGENAWAFMPGYPFLVSVLRWATGSSWELIAVVVSIACSLGAALVFHRLMKHVLHDDGAALFSVVLFCVAPLSPLLQFAYAEAMGLLLLVTALYLMVTRRYAWVFPVVVVMALTRPTGLAFALFVGLHVVHRYLTRRRDPFPVRERVTTVALAVFSGLMGLAWPGIAWLVTGELTAYTDTELAWRASYIGYGELVPFTAWFQGGNWWLGAPLGAVVVVLLIAGFAAFLFTPVVKRLGVDLRLWLASYALYLLAVFFPQSSTFRLLMPLFPALGALALPRSPVYRVALVVVCIAGQVGWMAIGWGVDGRDWTPP; encoded by the coding sequence GTGAGCGAGACGACTGCGTCGACGGATGCCGCCGCCCCCAACGGGCGACCGGGCCCCGCAGCCGGTCGCGGCCGGGTGACCGGGCCGGGTCGCGCATCCGCTCTGCTCAGCCGGGTACCGGGCTGGGCGCAGGTGCTCGTGGTGTTCGCGCTCTCGCGGGTGATCACGACGGTGATCGCCCTGCTCTTCGCCCGGGCGCAGGGCCCGAACGCCTGGACGGGTGCGAACCCGCCGTACCTCAGCTACGCCGCCATCTGGGACGGCAACTGGTACAAGATCATCTCGTTCTACGGCTACCCGTCTCAGCTGCCGGTCAACGCCGACGGGCACATCGGCGAGAACGCCTGGGCGTTCATGCCGGGGTACCCCTTCCTCGTCAGCGTGCTCCGCTGGGCGACCGGTTCGAGCTGGGAACTCATCGCGGTCGTGGTGTCGATCGCCTGCTCGCTCGGCGCGGCGCTGGTGTTCCACCGCCTCATGAAGCACGTGCTGCACGACGACGGGGCGGCGCTGTTCAGCGTGGTGCTGTTCTGCGTCGCACCGCTGTCGCCGCTGCTGCAGTTCGCCTACGCGGAGGCGATGGGCCTGCTGCTGCTCGTCACCGCGCTCTACCTCATGGTGACGAGGCGCTACGCCTGGGTGTTCCCGGTGGTGGTGGTGATGGCGCTCACGCGGCCGACCGGCCTCGCCTTCGCGCTGTTCGTCGGCCTGCACGTCGTGCACCGGTACCTCACGCGGCGCCGCGACCCGTTCCCGGTGAGGGAGCGCGTGACGACGGTGGCGCTCGCCGTGTTCAGCGGGCTCATGGGGCTCGCCTGGCCCGGCATCGCCTGGCTCGTCACGGGCGAGCTCACCGCCTACACCGACACCGAGCTCGCCTGGCGCGCGTCGTACATCGGCTACGGCGAGCTCGTGCCCTTCACGGCCTGGTTCCAGGGCGGCAACTGGTGGCTGGGGGCGCCGCTCGGCGCCGTCGTGGTGGTGCTCCTCATCGCGGGGTTCGCCGCGTTCCTGTTCACGCCCGTGGTGAAGCGGCTGGGCGTCGACCTGAGGCTGTGGCTCGCGAGCTACGCGCTCTACCTGCTCGCCGTGTTCTTCCCGCAGTCGAGCACGTTCCGGCTGCTGATGCCGCTGTTCCCGGCGCTCGGCGCGCTCGCCCTGCCGCGTTCGCCGGTGTACCGGGTGGCGCTCGTCGTCGTGTGCATCGCCGGGCAGGTGGGGTGGATGGCGATCGGCTGGGGGGTCGACGGCCGCGACTGGACACCGCCGTGA
- a CDS encoding DUF3117 domain-containing protein produces MAAMKPRTGDGPMEAVKEGRLIIVRVPLEGGGRLVVSVNDAEAKELHDALAGVVNPA; encoded by the coding sequence ATGGCCGCCATGAAACCCAGGACCGGAGACGGACCGATGGAGGCAGTGAAAGAAGGACGCCTCATCATCGTTCGGGTACCGCTGGAGGGCGGGGGTCGCCTCGTCGTCTCCGTCAACGACGCGGAGGCGAAGGAGCTGCACGACGCTCTCGCCGGCGTGGTCAATCCCGCGTAG
- a CDS encoding O-methyltransferase: MSSKESSWKYADDLVAETPQIVAARAHAAEVGVESVSPAIGSQLGVIAAATAAKSIVEIGTGLGVSALWMLRGAPEATITSIDTELEHQQVARAALLDAKVPANRIRLITGRAADVLPRLNENSYDLVLVDADAASVIEYVEHALRLVRRGGTVLVPHALWKDKVADPVQRGETVTDFRTLIAELAASEAVLTALSPAGDGLLQVTKIVG; the protein is encoded by the coding sequence GTGTCAAGCAAAGAGTCCAGCTGGAAGTACGCCGACGACCTCGTCGCCGAGACGCCGCAGATCGTGGCGGCGCGCGCGCACGCCGCCGAGGTGGGCGTCGAGTCGGTGTCGCCCGCCATCGGCAGCCAGCTCGGGGTGATCGCCGCCGCCACCGCGGCGAAGTCGATCGTCGAGATCGGCACCGGGCTCGGCGTCTCGGCGCTCTGGATGCTGCGGGGCGCTCCCGAGGCCACCATCACCTCCATCGACACCGAGCTGGAGCACCAGCAGGTGGCGCGCGCGGCGCTGCTCGACGCGAAGGTGCCGGCCAACCGCATCCGTCTCATCACCGGGCGGGCGGCCGACGTGCTCCCCCGCCTCAACGAGAACTCCTACGACCTGGTGCTCGTCGACGCCGATGCAGCGAGCGTCATCGAGTACGTCGAGCACGCCCTGCGACTCGTGCGCCGAGGCGGAACCGTGCTCGTGCCGCACGCCCTCTGGAAGGACAAGGTCGCCGACCCGGTGCAGCGCGGTGAGACCGTCACCGACTTCCGCACCCTCATCGCCGAGCTGGCCGCCTCGGAGGCCGTGCTCACGGCGCTGTCACCCGCCGGCGACGGGCTGCTCCAGGTGACGAAGATCGTCGGCTGA
- a CDS encoding Mrp/NBP35 family ATP-binding protein — translation MNAATASGLPEAVRGALARVVDPEIRRPITELDMVGAVAVDDSGVADVELKLTIVGCPAAATIERDVREATLGVPGVSAVRVDVTVMTNEERAALTERLRGPGRREMPFGPGTLTRVYAITSGKGGVGKSTLTANLAVALARRGLSVGLVDADVYGFSIPGILGLVDDTGVAARPTRLDDMILPPVAHGVKVISIGMFIDPSQASATGGAVAWRGPMLHRTIAQFLTDVYFGDLDVLLLDLPPGTGDVAISVGQLLPNAEVVVLTTPQPAAADVAERSGLVAMQTGQSVYGVIENMAGFAGPDGQTVELFGSGGGAEVARRLSSRAGREVPLLASVPLSVSLRTGGDAGAPVVLAHPDDPAARAIDAVADTMARRGRDLAGRRLGLAPV, via the coding sequence GTGAACGCAGCCACCGCATCCGGTCTCCCCGAGGCCGTGCGGGGGGCGCTCGCCCGCGTCGTCGACCCCGAGATCAGGCGGCCCATCACCGAGCTCGACATGGTGGGCGCGGTGGCGGTCGACGACTCCGGGGTGGCCGACGTCGAGCTGAAGCTCACCATCGTGGGGTGCCCGGCGGCCGCCACGATCGAGCGCGACGTGCGCGAGGCGACGCTCGGCGTGCCGGGCGTCAGCGCGGTGCGGGTCGACGTCACGGTGATGACCAACGAGGAGCGGGCGGCGCTCACCGAGCGGCTGCGAGGGCCGGGGCGGCGCGAGATGCCGTTCGGGCCCGGAACGCTCACCCGCGTGTACGCCATCACGAGCGGCAAGGGCGGGGTGGGCAAGTCGACGCTGACGGCGAACCTCGCGGTGGCGCTCGCCCGCCGCGGGCTGTCGGTGGGGCTCGTCGACGCCGACGTGTACGGGTTCTCGATCCCGGGCATCCTGGGACTCGTCGACGACACGGGGGTGGCGGCGCGGCCGACCCGGCTCGACGACATGATCCTTCCGCCCGTCGCCCACGGGGTGAAAGTCATCTCGATCGGCATGTTCATCGACCCGTCGCAGGCATCTGCCACCGGCGGCGCCGTCGCGTGGCGCGGGCCGATGCTGCACCGCACGATCGCCCAGTTCCTCACCGACGTGTACTTCGGTGACCTCGACGTGCTGCTGCTCGACCTCCCGCCCGGCACCGGCGACGTGGCGATCTCGGTGGGGCAGCTGCTGCCGAACGCCGAGGTCGTGGTGCTCACCACCCCACAGCCCGCCGCCGCCGACGTCGCCGAGCGCTCGGGTCTCGTCGCCATGCAGACCGGTCAGAGCGTCTACGGGGTCATCGAGAACATGGCGGGCTTCGCCGGACCCGACGGGCAGACGGTCGAGCTGTTCGGGTCGGGCGGCGGTGCCGAGGTGGCGAGACGGTTGAGTTCGCGAGCCGGCCGGGAGGTTCCACTGCTCGCCTCGGTGCCCCTCAGCGTCTCGCTGCGCACCGGGGGCGACGCAGGGGCGCCCGTTGTGCTCGCTCACCCCGACGACCCCGCCGCCCGCGCCATCGACGCCGTCGCCGACACCATGGCGCGCCGCGGCCGTGATCTCGCCGGCCGCCGCCTGGGGCTCGCGCCGGTATGA
- a CDS encoding DUF1003 domain-containing protein, with translation MARSGDNRQRSALDAPKGRRTTVIPRRPVTSRDRFGRVTEAIARAMGTPWFLVGLTLFVVVWMLFNTYGPENWRFDSAAIGFTALTLILSLQASYAAPLILLAQNRQDDRDRVQFEQDRQRAERNLADTEYLAREVVALRLALQDMASKEFIRAELRSLLDELDRDRDRDDTDARTASPSSPSLLGPATGSVPTQRNPRR, from the coding sequence ATGGCACGATCGGGCGATAACAGGCAGCGCTCGGCGCTCGACGCACCGAAGGGCCGTCGCACCACGGTCATCCCGCGGCGCCCCGTGACGAGCCGCGACCGGTTCGGGCGGGTGACGGAGGCGATCGCGCGGGCGATGGGCACCCCGTGGTTCCTCGTGGGGCTCACGCTTTTCGTCGTGGTGTGGATGCTGTTCAACACCTACGGCCCCGAGAACTGGCGCTTCGACTCCGCGGCCATCGGCTTCACGGCCCTCACGCTCATCCTCTCGCTCCAGGCCAGCTACGCCGCGCCGCTCATCCTGCTCGCCCAGAACCGGCAGGACGACCGCGACCGCGTGCAGTTCGAGCAAGACCGGCAGCGGGCCGAGCGCAACCTCGCCGACACGGAGTACCTCGCCCGCGAGGTGGTCGCGTTGCGGCTCGCGCTGCAAGACATGGCGAGCAAGGAGTTCATCCGCGCCGAGCTGCGGTCGCTGCTCGACGAGCTCGACCGCGACCGCGATCGCGACGACACGGATGCTCGCACGGCCTCCCCCTCCTCCCCCTCCCTGCTCGGCCCGGCCACCGGCTCGGTGCCCACGCAGCGGAACCCGCGCCGGTGA
- a CDS encoding CBS domain-containing protein, giving the protein MSATRVFVARLVGCTVFDPSGDRLGKVRDVLVVYRKNDPPRVVGLIVEIPGRRRVFVSIGRVTSISSGQIITTGLINVRRFEQRGGEVRVVAELFGRQVVFADGSGQATIEDVSIEEHGPGEWSVAQLFVRRPKTGPSPFAKGATVFAAWDEVRERTSAGQAQSAEQLIATFSDLKPADLANTLLDLPPARMLEVAEELPDDRLADVLEEMPEVDQVEILSKLDDDRAADVLDQMQPDDATDLIALLSDERGEHLLELMQPEEADDVRMLLAYAPDTAGGLMTTEPIIVSADATVAEGLALIRRHELAPALGAAICITLPPFEPPTGRFLGMVHFQRMLRYPPHERLGTILDQGLEPVTAGTSAAVVARILASYNLVSVPVVDDNHRLVGVVTIDDVLDYLLPDDWRSNDSDDDTDEVSDRTPSRALSGAPRTPARGRRTGHGTIGR; this is encoded by the coding sequence GTGAGTGCCACCAGAGTCTTCGTCGCCCGATTGGTGGGGTGCACCGTCTTCGACCCCTCCGGCGACCGCCTGGGCAAGGTGCGCGACGTGCTCGTGGTCTACCGCAAGAACGACCCGCCGCGTGTCGTCGGCCTCATCGTCGAGATCCCCGGCCGCCGGCGGGTGTTCGTGTCGATCGGCCGGGTGACGAGCATCTCGAGCGGCCAGATCATCACCACCGGCCTCATCAACGTGCGCCGCTTCGAGCAGCGCGGCGGCGAGGTGCGCGTGGTGGCCGAGCTGTTCGGCCGGCAGGTGGTGTTCGCCGACGGCTCGGGCCAGGCGACCATCGAAGATGTCTCGATCGAGGAGCACGGGCCCGGCGAATGGTCGGTCGCCCAGCTGTTCGTGCGCCGCCCGAAGACCGGCCCCTCCCCCTTCGCCAAGGGAGCCACGGTGTTCGCGGCCTGGGACGAGGTGCGGGAGCGCACCTCAGCCGGGCAGGCGCAGTCGGCCGAGCAGCTCATCGCCACGTTCAGCGACCTGAAGCCCGCCGACCTCGCCAACACCCTGCTCGACCTCCCCCCGGCGCGCATGCTCGAGGTGGCCGAAGAGCTGCCCGACGACCGTCTGGCCGACGTCCTGGAGGAGATGCCGGAGGTCGATCAGGTCGAGATCCTCTCGAAGCTCGACGACGACCGCGCCGCCGACGTGCTCGACCAGATGCAGCCCGACGACGCCACCGACCTCATCGCCCTGCTCTCCGACGAGCGCGGCGAGCACCTGCTCGAGCTCATGCAGCCCGAGGAGGCCGACGACGTGCGCATGCTCCTCGCCTACGCCCCCGACACCGCCGGCGGTCTCATGACCACCGAACCCATCATCGTCTCGGCCGACGCGACGGTGGCGGAGGGTCTCGCGCTCATCCGGCGGCACGAGCTCGCCCCGGCCCTCGGCGCGGCCATCTGCATCACCCTCCCCCCGTTCGAGCCGCCCACTGGGCGCTTCCTCGGCATGGTGCACTTCCAGCGGATGCTGCGGTACCCCCCGCACGAACGGCTCGGCACCATCCTCGACCAGGGTCTCGAACCCGTCACCGCCGGCACCTCGGCGGCGGTCGTGGCGCGCATCCTGGCCAGTTACAACCTGGTCTCCGTCCCGGTCGTCGACGACAACCACCGACTGGTCGGGGTGGTGACCATTGACGACGTCCTCGACTACCTCTTGCCCGACGACTGGCGAAGTAACGACAGCGATGACGACACCGACGAGGTGTCGGATCGCACCCCCTCGCGAGCGCTGAGCGGAGCGCCGCGCACCCCTGCACGCGGAAGGAGGACCGGACATGGCACGATCGGGCGATAA
- a CDS encoding general stress protein, producing the protein MTDPQPSARRRQPRGAVIPSGETVATFDSYAEAQAAVDRLARAEFPVKELSIVGSDLKSVERVTGKMSYGRAALAGALSGLWVGIFFGLLLVLLSPTSTTPLFLVAAALIGAGFGLFFNIVVYSLGRRRRDYTSVMQVVASSYAVVVSVELANRARNVLDRSEG; encoded by the coding sequence GTGACCGATCCGCAGCCCTCAGCCCGCCGTCGCCAGCCGCGCGGAGCCGTCATCCCCTCGGGCGAGACGGTCGCCACCTTCGACAGCTACGCCGAGGCGCAGGCCGCGGTCGACCGGCTCGCGCGGGCGGAGTTCCCGGTGAAGGAGCTCTCGATCGTGGGCAGCGACCTCAAGAGCGTCGAGCGCGTCACGGGCAAGATGAGCTACGGTCGTGCGGCGCTCGCCGGTGCCCTCTCGGGGCTCTGGGTGGGCATCTTCTTCGGGTTGCTGCTCGTGCTGCTCTCGCCCACCAGCACCACACCGCTGTTCCTCGTCGCCGCCGCGCTCATCGGCGCGGGCTTCGGACTGTTCTTCAACATCGTCGTCTACAGCCTCGGCCGCCGGAGGCGCGACTACACCTCCGTGATGCAGGTGGTCGCGAGCTCCTACGCCGTCGTCGTCAGCGTGGAGCTCGCGAACCGGGCGCGGAACGTGCTCGACCGCTCGGAGGGCTAG
- a CDS encoding aminopeptidase P family protein, translating to MAETTETVPTTATDTTATDAAAPTTPGHVDTDAPEPRATSNRSTTPGSDAFRDYIASGWAERTETLPPAREQARFAARRRRRLSEAFPGKRLVIPSGAPKQRSNDTDYPYRAHSAFSYLTAWASDAEPGTFLVLEPSAAGHDATLYFRERAGRDSDEFYANPEIGEFWIGPRPSLAQVASDLALATRGIAEFEAVDFDESTIVLREADPALPAGAGDAADEELARVLSELRLVKDSYEIAQMREAVAATARGFDDVIADFARSSQHARGERLVEGVFNTRARLDGNAVGYDTIAASGPHACILHWTRNDGPVTPGDLILLDAGVELDSLYTADITRTLPVNGRFTEVQRRVHETVREAADAAFAIVRPGIRFREIHQAAMAVIARRTAEWGLLPVTAEEALEVDNQQHRRYMVHGTSHHLGIDVHDCAKARREMYLDGVLEPGMVFTIEPGLYFQPDDLTVPEELRGIGVRIEDDILVTDDGAENLSIGIPRTADDIEAWYARLNPEVS from the coding sequence ATGGCCGAGACCACCGAGACCGTCCCCACCACCGCGACCGACACGACCGCGACCGACGCCGCCGCGCCCACCACCCCGGGGCACGTCGACACCGACGCGCCAGAACCCCGCGCCACGAGCAACCGCTCCACGACGCCGGGCTCCGACGCCTTCCGCGACTACATCGCGAGCGGCTGGGCCGAGCGCACCGAGACCCTCCCGCCCGCGCGGGAGCAGGCGAGGTTCGCCGCCCGGCGCCGGCGCCGCCTCTCGGAGGCCTTCCCCGGCAAGCGGCTCGTCATCCCCTCGGGCGCCCCGAAGCAGCGCTCGAACGACACCGACTACCCCTACCGCGCGCACTCCGCCTTCTCGTACCTCACCGCGTGGGCCTCCGACGCCGAGCCGGGCACCTTCCTGGTGCTCGAGCCCTCCGCCGCCGGCCACGACGCCACCCTCTATTTCCGCGAGCGGGCCGGCCGCGACTCCGACGAGTTCTACGCCAACCCCGAGATCGGCGAGTTCTGGATCGGCCCCCGCCCCTCGCTCGCCCAGGTCGCGAGCGATCTCGCCCTCGCCACGCGCGGCATCGCCGAGTTCGAGGCCGTCGACTTCGACGAGAGCACGATCGTGCTGCGCGAGGCCGACCCGGCCCTTCCCGCCGGCGCCGGCGACGCCGCCGACGAGGAGCTCGCCCGCGTGCTCTCCGAGCTGCGCCTGGTGAAGGACTCCTACGAGATCGCGCAGATGCGCGAGGCGGTCGCCGCGACCGCGCGCGGCTTCGACGACGTGATCGCCGACTTCGCCCGCAGCTCGCAGCACGCCCGCGGCGAGCGCCTCGTCGAGGGCGTGTTCAACACGAGGGCGCGCCTGGACGGCAACGCGGTCGGCTACGACACGATCGCCGCCTCGGGGCCGCACGCCTGCATCCTCCACTGGACCCGCAACGACGGGCCCGTCACGCCCGGCGACCTCATCCTGCTCGACGCCGGCGTGGAGCTCGACTCGCTCTACACCGCCGACATCACCCGCACGCTCCCGGTGAACGGGCGCTTCACCGAGGTGCAGCGCCGCGTGCATGAGACCGTGCGCGAGGCCGCCGACGCGGCGTTCGCCATCGTGCGGCCCGGCATCCGGTTCCGCGAGATCCACCAGGCGGCGATGGCCGTGATCGCCAGGCGCACCGCCGAATGGGGCCTGCTGCCGGTGACCGCCGAGGAGGCGCTCGAGGTCGACAACCAGCAGCACCGCCGCTACATGGTGCACGGCACCAGCCACCATCTCGGCATCGACGTCCACGACTGCGCGAAGGCCCGCCGCGAGATGTACCTCGACGGTGTGCTCGAGCCCGGCATGGTGTTCACCATCGAGCCGGGGTTGTACTTCCAGCCCGACGACCTGACCGTGCCCGAGGAGCTGCGCGGCATCGGGGTGCGCATCGAAGACGACATCCTGGTCACCGACGACGGCGCCGAGAACCTCTCCATCGGCATCCCGCGCACCGCCGACGACATCGAGGCCTGGTACGCCCGGCTGAACCCCGAGGTGTCGTAG